One genomic window of Nicotiana sylvestris chromosome 10, ASM39365v2, whole genome shotgun sequence includes the following:
- the LOC138880170 gene encoding uncharacterized protein has protein sequence MVGEGVLLRLSPMKGIMRFGKKGKLSPRFIVPFEVLRRVGEVGYELALPYSLVGVHPVYYISMLQKYHGDPSHVMDFSSVQLEEYLSYVDEPVVILDRHVRKQRSKNIALVKDQ, from the coding sequence atggttggagagggGGTCCTGCTTCGGctctcgcctatgaagggcattatgagatttgggaagaaggggaaattgagtccaaggtttattgtaccttttgaggtattgcgacgtgttggggaggttggttatgagcttgccttaccttaCAGCTTGGTAGGGGTTCATCCGGTATATTATATTTCGATGCTCCAgaaatatcacggtgatccgtcacacgtgatggatttcagttcagtccagttggaagAGTATTTATCTTATGTTGATGAGCCAGTGGTTATATTGGACAGGCATGTTCGAAAGcagaggtcaaagaatattgcattaGTGAAGGATCAATAG